One genomic segment of Nitrospira sp. CR1.1 includes these proteins:
- a CDS encoding type II toxin-antitoxin system mRNA interferase toxin, RelE/StbE family, translating into MLTIKPTSRFLKDLKLAKKRGQDIDDLEDIIDLLQFQKVLPVRNRDHALSGNWKHHRECHIAPDWLLIYRTDDEFLYLERTGSHADLFE; encoded by the coding sequence TTGCTCACCATCAAACCCACCAGCCGTTTTCTCAAAGACCTGAAGTTAGCCAAAAAACGAGGACAGGACATTGATGATCTCGAGGACATCATTGACCTCTTACAATTCCAAAAAGTTCTGCCTGTCAGAAACAGAGATCATGCCCTTTCCGGGAATTGGAAGCATCATCGCGAATGTCACATTGCCCCAGACTGGCTGCTGATTTATCGAACGGATGATGAATTCCTTTACTTGGAACGTACCGGTTCCCACGCTGATCTGTTCGAGTGA
- a CDS encoding type II toxin-antitoxin system RelB/DinJ family antitoxin, translating to MSDRINARIDIGLKRRAVKIFDRLGISEAEAIRLFYAQVELHQGIPFPLTIPNATTIAAFDETNKPEKLPSFKTFRALRNQTGV from the coding sequence ATGTCAGACCGTATTAATGCCCGTATCGATATCGGCCTTAAAAGGAGAGCCGTGAAAATCTTCGATCGCCTGGGGATTAGTGAGGCAGAAGCCATACGGCTTTTTTATGCTCAGGTCGAACTCCATCAAGGTATTCCCTTCCCCCTCACCATTCCAAATGCCACGACCATTGCCGCCTTTGACGAAACCAACAAGCCCGAGAAACTCCCTTCCTTTAAAACCTTCCGCGCCCTCAGAAACCAGACGGGCGTCTAG
- a CDS encoding AAA family ATPase, protein MNVVLIGYRGTGKSTVGKILARKLGRTVVSTDAEIVKRANLSVPEIVKQFGWDHFRDLESAVCRDFAARDQLIIDTGGGAILRPENVEVLQKTGTLVWLTATVDTITRRIGGDTQRPSLTGTKSFTEEIRDVLTERTPKYQAAATHVVSTDGVSTAAVAERILQLTSRESGH, encoded by the coding sequence ATGAATGTCGTATTGATCGGGTATCGCGGGACCGGGAAGAGCACGGTCGGAAAAATTCTCGCCCGCAAGCTCGGGCGCACGGTCGTCTCCACGGATGCCGAGATTGTGAAGCGCGCGAATCTCTCCGTGCCTGAAATTGTGAAACAATTCGGGTGGGATCACTTTCGTGATTTGGAGTCGGCCGTCTGTCGTGACTTTGCCGCGCGGGATCAGTTGATCATCGATACCGGGGGCGGCGCCATTTTGCGGCCGGAGAATGTGGAAGTGTTACAAAAGACCGGGACGCTGGTCTGGCTCACCGCGACCGTGGACACGATCACCCGCCGGATTGGCGGCGACACGCAGCGGCCGTCGCTGACGGGGACCAAATCGTTCACGGAGGAAATCCGTGACGTGTTGACTGAACGTACGCCTAAGTACCAGGCGGCCGCCACGCATGTCGTCTCGACCGACGGCGTTTCCACCGCAGCCGTGGCCGAACGCATTCTCCAGTTGACCTCGCGTGAGTCAGGCCATTGA
- a CDS encoding shikimate dehydrogenase, with protein MDITPQTQWCGIIGNPVEHSLSPAIHNAAFQKMGLDLVYLAFRVDALGDALKGIRALGNARGFSVTIPHKVAAMPFLDEVEPTAKHIGAINTIVAEEGKLKGYNTDASGALRALKEGGALLAGHRVLILGSGGAARAIAFALATGTGIAGLTILGIEDAERQRLVRDLRDKTAVPIEDGPLTLDMLRNWVPHVRTLIHCTPVGMSPKVEESCVPANLFRPELTVMDIVYNPRETKLLQEAKASGCRTISGLEMFLNQAVLQFELWTNQPAPVDIMRHVLESHFV; from the coding sequence ATGGATATCACACCTCAGACTCAATGGTGCGGCATCATCGGGAATCCGGTCGAGCATTCGCTGTCGCCGGCGATTCACAATGCCGCCTTTCAGAAAATGGGGCTGGATCTCGTGTATCTGGCCTTTCGCGTAGACGCTCTCGGTGATGCCTTGAAAGGCATACGGGCCTTGGGAAATGCGCGGGGATTCAGCGTGACGATTCCGCACAAGGTGGCGGCCATGCCGTTCCTGGATGAGGTGGAACCCACGGCCAAACACATCGGCGCGATCAATACCATCGTCGCCGAAGAGGGAAAACTCAAAGGCTACAATACGGATGCGTCGGGGGCTCTGCGGGCCTTGAAAGAGGGTGGCGCACTGCTTGCCGGGCATCGTGTATTGATCCTGGGCTCGGGCGGAGCCGCGCGCGCCATTGCGTTTGCGCTGGCCACGGGGACGGGCATCGCCGGGCTGACGATCCTCGGTATCGAAGATGCGGAGCGGCAGAGGCTGGTGAGAGATTTGCGAGATAAGACGGCCGTGCCCATTGAAGACGGACCGCTTACGCTGGACATGCTGCGCAATTGGGTCCCGCATGTCCGCACGCTGATTCACTGTACGCCGGTCGGCATGTCACCAAAAGTTGAAGAGTCCTGCGTTCCGGCCAATCTGTTCAGGCCGGAACTGACGGTGATGGATATCGTTTACAACCCGCGCGAAACAAAACTCCTGCAGGAGGCGAAAGCCAGTGGGTGCCGGACCATTTCAGGGTTGGAGATGTTTCTCAATCAAGCTGTACTCCAATTTGAACTCTGGACGAACCAGCCGGCTCCGGTGGACATCATGCGGCATGTGTTGGAGTCGCACTTTGTGTAA
- a CDS encoding glucose 1-dehydrogenase — protein MNRLQGKVAIITGGNAGIGEAIAKLFADEGAHVVVTGRRKEELDRVVKGIGVNGGRALAVAGSVTDEAHVQDVVAQTRRTFGKVHILVNNAGIGDFGKRLHETDDATWMKVLDINLTGVFRMTRAAIPEMIKSGGGAIINISTVASLIGIRGLSAYAASKGGLDALTRSLAVDYAQDNIRCNAVNPGLVDTPMAAPLMADPASLEPIMAQYAIRRPGKPEEVAKMALYLASDEATWVTGATFPIDGGMTICKG, from the coding sequence ATGAATCGGTTACAGGGGAAAGTGGCCATCATTACCGGTGGCAACGCGGGAATCGGCGAGGCCATCGCCAAGTTGTTTGCCGATGAAGGGGCGCATGTCGTGGTGACCGGCCGCCGCAAAGAGGAACTCGACCGCGTCGTGAAGGGAATCGGAGTGAACGGAGGGCGGGCGCTGGCGGTTGCCGGGTCCGTCACGGATGAAGCCCATGTGCAGGACGTGGTGGCGCAGACGAGGCGGACGTTCGGCAAAGTGCACATTCTGGTGAACAATGCCGGAATCGGCGATTTCGGCAAGCGGCTCCACGAGACCGACGATGCTACCTGGATGAAAGTGTTGGACATCAATTTAACGGGCGTGTTCCGGATGACGCGGGCGGCGATACCGGAAATGATCAAGAGCGGCGGCGGAGCGATCATCAATATTTCTACCGTGGCCAGTTTGATCGGCATTCGCGGGCTGTCCGCCTATGCCGCATCGAAAGGCGGCTTGGATGCGTTGACCAGATCCCTGGCCGTCGATTACGCGCAAGACAACATCCGGTGCAATGCGGTGAATCCCGGTTTGGTCGATACGCCCATGGCGGCGCCTTTAATGGCCGATCCTGCCAGTCTGGAACCGATCATGGCCCAGTACGCCATCCGTCGGCCAGGCAAGCCGGAAGAAGTAGCGAAGATGGCGCTCTACCTTGCATCCGACGAGGCCACCTGGGTGACCGGAGCGACGTTTCCTATCGATGGCGGCATGACCATCTGCAAGGGGTAA
- a CDS encoding tRNA (adenine-N1)-methyltransferase — protein MSQLQNGERVHLVDKKGRQYALTLKAGDIYHFSGETIAHDELIGKPDGSIVTLSKGKRFLALRPTFGEYVLKMPRGAQVLYPKDLSLIPMWADVYPGARVFEAGTGSGALTMALLRAVGPTGLVVTYEARDDFARTALTNIERYMGPVSTLMPVRKNAYEGIDFLEDGRPFDRLVLDLPEPWQVVPHAAKVLRSGGIYLSFVPTIPQVMQTVDALERTSVFGNIETFETLLRTWSIQGRSVRPDHRMVAHSGFLTVARKVEEGWWSRPNRTVDTEDQADRDHEEQEGEEPTA, from the coding sequence ATGTCACAACTACAGAACGGGGAACGTGTTCATCTGGTCGACAAGAAGGGCCGTCAGTACGCCCTGACCTTGAAGGCCGGAGATATCTATCATTTCAGCGGCGAGACGATCGCGCACGATGAGTTGATCGGCAAACCCGATGGGTCGATCGTGACCCTCTCGAAAGGCAAGCGATTCCTGGCGCTGCGGCCGACCTTCGGGGAATATGTCCTCAAAATGCCCCGCGGGGCGCAGGTGTTGTATCCCAAAGATTTGTCGTTGATTCCCATGTGGGCCGATGTGTATCCCGGCGCGCGGGTGTTCGAGGCCGGAACCGGGTCTGGAGCACTCACCATGGCCTTGTTGCGCGCCGTGGGCCCGACCGGTCTGGTCGTGACCTATGAGGCTCGCGATGACTTCGCCCGCACGGCTTTGACGAATATCGAACGCTACATGGGTCCCGTGTCCACCTTGATGCCCGTGAGGAAGAATGCCTATGAAGGCATCGACTTCCTCGAAGATGGCCGTCCGTTCGATCGCCTCGTGCTGGATTTGCCGGAGCCCTGGCAGGTGGTGCCGCATGCGGCGAAGGTATTACGCTCCGGGGGCATTTATTTGAGCTTCGTGCCCACCATCCCGCAAGTGATGCAAACCGTCGATGCGCTGGAACGCACCTCGGTCTTCGGCAATATTGAAACCTTTGAGACCTTGTTGCGGACCTGGTCTATCCAAGGGCGCAGTGTCCGCCCGGACCATCGAATGGTAGCGCACTCGGGGTTTTTGACCGTCGCGAGAAAGGTCGAAGAGGGCTGGTGGTCGCGTCCCAACAGGACCGTCGACACGGAGGACCAGGCCGACCGAGACCACGAGGAGCAGGAGGGGGAGGAGCCAACGGCATGA
- a CDS encoding sigma-70 family RNA polymerase sigma factor, translating into MMKNAIAIQDDTDPTVTVEVDPDADDAEASTLLDSIAQGGQPEADTEEVVHEKPSRSASSPFLLESLYFRSFGERGLLEREEEIELAKQLDLGTRQIRQTLQQAVKACGGLKRSEEVTEHIQTLQTVRRLSGLSAMVLNQADRALEQLLSDGMHGVKLPASVRKELEACLTTLRNSRVTLETAKDELVRCNLRLVVNVAKHYTGRGLTLLDLVQEGNIGLMKAAERYQHRKGFKFSTYATWWIRQGITRSLADQSRTIRIPVHQTEASNRILRASRRLVQQLGRQPRLEEVASMMRMRPDRLHETMQAFQEPVALEHQVGDGGTELGELLPDQQAVPPDAHVNRTELTREMDRILGTLTPREQTVIRLRFGIGEDQARTLEQVGQHLSVTRERIRQIEAKALKKLKTPMVKEMFAALK; encoded by the coding sequence ATGATGAAAAACGCGATCGCGATTCAAGATGATACAGATCCGACGGTGACCGTAGAGGTCGATCCGGACGCCGATGATGCAGAAGCCAGTACGCTGCTGGACAGCATTGCGCAGGGCGGCCAGCCTGAAGCGGACACCGAAGAAGTGGTTCACGAAAAACCGTCGCGTTCGGCGTCGTCCCCATTTCTTCTGGAATCGTTATATTTTCGTTCATTCGGCGAACGGGGGCTCTTAGAGCGAGAAGAGGAAATCGAACTGGCCAAGCAACTCGACCTCGGTACGCGCCAAATTCGTCAGACACTTCAGCAGGCGGTGAAGGCCTGCGGAGGACTGAAACGTTCTGAAGAGGTGACCGAACATATTCAGACATTGCAGACGGTACGGCGTCTCAGCGGGCTCTCGGCCATGGTGCTCAATCAAGCGGACCGCGCGCTGGAACAGTTGCTCTCGGACGGCATGCACGGAGTCAAACTTCCGGCCTCGGTGCGAAAAGAGCTGGAGGCCTGCCTGACCACGCTGCGAAATTCACGCGTCACGCTGGAAACGGCGAAAGATGAATTGGTGCGCTGCAACCTTCGACTCGTGGTGAATGTCGCGAAACATTACACGGGGCGCGGCCTCACCTTGTTGGACCTGGTGCAGGAAGGCAACATTGGATTGATGAAAGCCGCCGAGCGATACCAGCACCGCAAGGGGTTCAAATTCAGCACCTACGCCACCTGGTGGATCAGGCAAGGCATTACGCGTTCCCTTGCCGACCAGTCGCGAACGATCAGAATTCCGGTGCACCAGACGGAAGCCTCGAACCGCATTCTCCGGGCGTCGCGCCGGCTCGTGCAACAATTAGGACGCCAGCCGCGCCTGGAGGAAGTCGCCTCGATGATGCGCATGCGGCCCGATCGCCTGCACGAAACGATGCAGGCATTTCAGGAACCGGTAGCATTGGAGCATCAGGTCGGTGATGGCGGAACGGAGCTCGGCGAACTTCTGCCGGACCAGCAGGCGGTTCCGCCGGATGCCCATGTGAATCGCACGGAACTCACCCGTGAGATGGACAGGATTCTCGGGACCTTAACACCGCGGGAACAGACGGTCATCCGGTTGCGATTCGGCATTGGCGAAGATCAGGCGCGCACGCTGGAACAGGTGGGGCAACATCTGTCGGTCACGCGCGAACGCATCAGGCAGATCGAGGCCAAAGCGTTGAAGAAGCTCAAGACCCCTATGGTCAAGGAAATGTTTGCCGCGCTGAAGTAA
- a CDS encoding trypsin-like serine protease has protein sequence MRRRRIEVPMVTGSYSRGAGCRRRMSRWLTWPLLSLFIFSLTATAFGAEHQPAHAVPLTELPIPAVVSKVRPSVVTVLTRGIPTGGSQHGAPSGSGSGVILDTNGYILTNNHLVHGVTSVVVGLSTGRLTPGRVVARDFLLDLALVRITAPDLVPAEFSRRPALEIGETVIAIGNPLALKGGSTVTVGVISALDRSVLTPEGETLYDLLQTDAAINPGNSGGPLVDRFGQVVGINVAIAPSAQAISYAIAIEAMTSHIESMMARGSVSRPDLGLIPLTITPSVAASFDLESDRGILALQVDQGKPAGQAGLQSGDVVTAIDNRPLYNMGDFWHAIEHGNGQMSFQVATQGKAGTATIIISRPGLPRP, from the coding sequence ATGCGCCGACGGAGGATCGAGGTCCCTATGGTGACAGGCTCTTACAGTCGCGGCGCAGGCTGCAGACGCAGGATGAGTCGTTGGTTGACCTGGCCCCTCCTGTCCCTCTTCATTTTCAGTCTCACGGCCACTGCATTCGGGGCGGAGCATCAGCCCGCTCATGCCGTCCCGTTGACCGAGCTTCCGATCCCCGCCGTCGTCTCCAAAGTGCGCCCCTCCGTGGTGACCGTATTGACACGCGGAATTCCGACGGGAGGCTCGCAACATGGCGCGCCCTCCGGATCCGGTTCCGGCGTCATTCTCGATACCAACGGCTACATTCTCACCAACAATCACCTGGTCCATGGCGTGACCAGTGTCGTGGTCGGACTATCCACGGGTCGGCTGACACCCGGCCGTGTGGTGGCCCGTGACTTTCTTCTGGACCTCGCCCTCGTTAGAATTACGGCGCCTGATCTGGTCCCTGCGGAATTCAGCCGGCGCCCCGCCCTCGAGATTGGAGAAACCGTCATCGCCATCGGCAACCCGCTGGCGTTGAAGGGCGGCTCAACCGTCACCGTCGGCGTCATCAGCGCCCTGGATCGTTCAGTCCTGACGCCGGAGGGCGAAACCCTCTACGATTTGCTCCAAACGGATGCCGCCATCAACCCGGGAAACAGCGGCGGCCCGCTGGTCGATCGCTTCGGCCAGGTCGTCGGGATCAATGTCGCTATTGCCCCCTCGGCTCAAGCCATCAGTTACGCCATCGCCATCGAAGCCATGACCTCGCATATCGAATCAATGATGGCCCGGGGATCCGTCTCGCGCCCCGATCTCGGATTGATTCCGCTGACCATCACACCAAGCGTGGCGGCGAGTTTTGATTTGGAGAGCGACCGGGGCATTCTCGCCCTGCAAGTAGACCAGGGCAAACCGGCCGGACAGGCCGGATTGCAGTCCGGGGATGTGGTGACAGCCATCGACAACCGCCCGCTCTACAATATGGGAGATTTCTGGCATGCCATCGAGCATGGCAATGGGCAGATGTCGTTCCAGGTCGCCACGCAGGGCAAAGCCGGTACGGCCACTATTATCATTTCACGTCCGGGCCTGCCACGGCCGTAA
- the lipB gene encoding lipoyl(octanoyl) transferase LipB: protein MSLHPLIHDAAAALFAGPEASKHNDAVRPATLVCGQALPYEDAWRLQRACRAERAADRCHDLLLLMEHPPVYTLGRTTQDRHWPGEEHLSRKTGIPVIRTERGGSITYHGPGQLVGYPILRLTDYCSGPKAYVRQLEDVVIAALAGWGVTAHRREGLPGVWVGGDRPSKIASIGVRISQGITTHGFALNVCPDLAPFSHIVPCGIADCRVTSMAALVSTTPDLHVVQQQIAAEFAARFRLTWSETLTPEQLAPRTEQPDGDPPSSMYAPSNPKERPDD, encoded by the coding sequence ATGAGCCTCCATCCTCTCATCCACGATGCAGCCGCCGCGTTATTCGCAGGCCCGGAGGCTTCGAAACACAACGACGCCGTGCGACCCGCGACGTTAGTCTGCGGCCAGGCGCTGCCGTACGAGGACGCGTGGCGCCTGCAACGCGCCTGCCGCGCAGAACGAGCGGCGGACCGCTGTCACGACCTGCTTCTGCTCATGGAACATCCCCCCGTCTATACCCTGGGGCGCACGACACAGGACCGGCATTGGCCGGGAGAAGAGCACCTCTCGCGAAAGACCGGCATTCCCGTCATCCGGACGGAGCGGGGCGGCTCGATTACCTACCACGGGCCGGGACAATTGGTGGGGTATCCCATCCTTCGATTGACCGATTACTGCTCAGGCCCAAAAGCCTACGTTCGGCAGCTGGAAGACGTGGTGATCGCTGCCTTGGCCGGGTGGGGCGTCACCGCCCATCGGCGTGAGGGCCTGCCTGGAGTATGGGTCGGCGGCGACCGCCCGTCCAAGATCGCGTCGATCGGGGTGCGCATTTCCCAGGGCATCACCACGCACGGCTTCGCGTTGAATGTCTGCCCCGATCTGGCCCCCTTTTCTCACATCGTGCCCTGCGGCATTGCCGATTGCCGTGTCACATCGATGGCGGCCCTCGTGAGTACGACGCCCGACCTCCATGTCGTGCAGCAACAGATCGCCGCAGAGTTTGCCGCACGGTTTCGCCTCACGTGGTCTGAGACCCTCACTCCTGAACAACTTGCGCCTCGCACGGAACAACCGGATGGCGACCCGCCCTCATCCATGTATGCGCCATCCAACCCCAAGGAGCGCCCTGATGACTGA
- a CDS encoding glutamate dehydrogenase, which produces MMTELNTHTFRLAVAQFNEAAEAMQLDTNLRERLKLPQRSLIVSVPVRMDDGRVEVFTGYRVQHDTARGPSKGGIRYHPEVNLGEVAALSMWMTWKCALADLPYGGAKGGVRVDPKQLSRAELQRLTRRYAAEIFPLIGPDKDVPAPDVGTDQQVMAWIMDTYSQQVGYAVQGVVTGKPLSIGGSLGREEATGRGVVYVTLETLQHLKLDVSKATVAIQGFGNVGSHTARIMRQAGARVVAVSDVRGGLYNPKGLDIPDLLHRYHENHEPLHDTKLGEPITNEELLQLDCTVLVPAALSEQITEANAAKLRCRILAEGANGPTTLEADRILTDNGIFIIPDILANSGGVIVSYFEWVQDVQRFFWKATDIQDRLQDIITSAFHRTLHFSLERRTTMRMAALMSGIDKVAQAHLQRGLYP; this is translated from the coding sequence CTGATGACTGAACTGAATACCCACACCTTCCGTCTGGCCGTCGCGCAATTTAATGAAGCGGCCGAGGCGATGCAGCTGGATACCAACCTGCGCGAGCGACTCAAACTCCCGCAGCGCTCGCTCATTGTCAGCGTACCGGTTCGAATGGATGACGGCCGCGTTGAGGTGTTCACGGGATACCGCGTCCAGCACGATACCGCTCGCGGCCCTTCAAAAGGCGGCATCCGGTACCATCCGGAGGTGAATTTGGGCGAAGTCGCCGCCCTCTCCATGTGGATGACATGGAAATGCGCCTTGGCCGACCTTCCCTATGGCGGCGCCAAAGGCGGCGTGAGGGTGGATCCCAAACAATTGAGCCGCGCGGAACTTCAACGCCTCACCAGACGATACGCGGCGGAGATTTTCCCCCTCATCGGCCCGGATAAGGACGTGCCCGCGCCTGACGTCGGGACCGATCAACAGGTCATGGCCTGGATCATGGACACCTATAGCCAGCAAGTCGGCTACGCGGTGCAAGGCGTCGTCACGGGAAAACCATTGTCCATCGGGGGCAGCCTCGGACGGGAAGAGGCAACCGGTCGTGGGGTGGTCTATGTGACCCTGGAAACGCTCCAGCACCTGAAGCTGGATGTGTCGAAAGCCACCGTCGCGATTCAAGGGTTCGGCAACGTCGGCTCCCATACTGCCCGCATCATGCGACAGGCCGGCGCACGGGTGGTTGCCGTGAGCGACGTACGCGGCGGACTCTACAATCCAAAGGGCCTCGACATCCCGGACCTGCTGCATCGCTACCACGAGAACCATGAGCCGCTTCACGACACCAAATTGGGCGAACCGATCACCAACGAAGAATTGCTCCAACTGGACTGCACAGTGCTCGTTCCCGCCGCCCTCTCTGAACAAATCACCGAAGCCAATGCGGCGAAGTTGCGTTGCCGCATTCTGGCAGAAGGCGCAAACGGCCCCACGACTCTGGAGGCAGACCGTATCCTGACCGATAACGGAATCTTCATCATTCCCGATATCCTGGCCAACTCAGGCGGGGTGATCGTCTCGTATTTTGAATGGGTGCAAGACGTGCAGCGCTTCTTCTGGAAAGCCACGGACATTCAAGACCGCTTACAAGACATCATCACCAGCGCATTCCACCGGACGCTGCACTTTTCCCTCGAACGGCGAACGACGATGCGGATGGCGGCTCTCATGTCGGGTATAGACAAGGTGGCCCAGGCCCATCTCCAACGCGGGCTCTACCCGTAA